From Mercenaria mercenaria strain notata chromosome 17, MADL_Memer_1, whole genome shotgun sequence, the proteins below share one genomic window:
- the LOC123536361 gene encoding actin-like protein 6B, which yields MSYDIKLYFSGAETMPCQQYEFPNGYHRDFGEERIRIPEMLFDPSFIKDVPSNTMLSMGHVITTSVGMCDIDIRPSLYSSVITVGGNSLLNGFTDRLNRDLSNKTPSTMRLKLIAATGSSERRFSSWIGGSILASLGSFQQMWISKQEYDEGGKSCIEKKCP from the exons ATGTCTTATGATATTAAACTGTATTTCAGTGGAGCAGAAACAATGCCATGTCAACAGTATGAATTTCCCAATGGTTACCATAGAGATTTTGGTGAGGAAAGAATCCGAATACCTGAAATGTTGTTTGACCCTTCTTTCATCAAG gATGTACCTAGTAACACAATGTTGAGTATGGGCCATGTGATCACAACCAGTGTTGgtatgtgtgacattgatattagACCA AGTTTATACAGCAGTGTGATTACAGTTGGAGGGAATTCTCTCTTGAATGGTTTTACAGACAGACTCAACAGGGACCTCAGTAATAAAACACCCTCA ACAATGAGACTGAAGTTGATTGCTGCAACGGGCTCATCAGAGCGACGATTCAGCAGCTGGATTGGTGGATCTATTCTCGCTTCATTG GGCTCGTTCCAGCAGATGTGGATTTCAAAACAGGAGTATGACGAAGGTGGGAAGAGCTGTATTGAGAAGAAGTGTCcatga